GGCGAAGTGCGCCCGGCGCTCGGCCATGGTGGCGCCGGGCAGGGTGCCGACGCCGCCGGTGATGACACGGGTGGGCATGCCCTCGGTGTGGGAGTCGACGGCGTGGAAGACATGGCGGGTGCGCATGGGGAGCCCCTCTCAGTGGTGGCCGTCGGCGAGGAGCTTCTCGGTGGCGGAGCGGAGCGCGGCCGACTGCTCGGCGGTGAGCGGGGAGCGAGGTGGGCGGGTCGGTCCTCCGTGGTGTCCGGCGAGGTCCATGGAGAGTTTGATCGCCTGCACGAATTCGGGTTTGGAGTCCCAGCGCAGCAGCGGGTGCAGGGCGCGGTAGAGGGGCAGCGCGGTGTCGAGGTCGCCGGCGACCGCGGACCGGTAGAGGGTGCCGCACGCCTCGGGCAGCGCGTTCGGGTAGCCCGCGACCCAGCCGACGGCGCCGGCCAGGGCGAGTTCGAGGAGGACGTCGTCGGCGCCGATCAACAGGTCGAGTTCCGGGGCGACTTCGGCGAGCTCGTAGACGCGGCGAACATCGCCGCTGAACTCCTTGACGGCGACGATGCTGCCGTCGGCGTGCAGCTCGGCGAGGAGGCCGGGGGTGAGGTCGACCTTGGTGTCGAAGGGGTTGTTGTAGGCGACGACGGGCAGCCCGGCCGCGGCCACCTCGGCGAAGTGGGCGCGGACCGCGGCCGGGTCGGCCCGGTAGCCGTTGGGCGGCAGCAGCAGTACGGAACCGGCGCCCGCCTCGGCGGCCTGCTCGGCCCAGCGGCGCGATGCCGCGCTGCCGTAGGCGGAGACGCCGGGCATCACCCGGTCGCCGTCACCGGCGGCTTCCACTGCGGTGCGGACGACACGGGCCCGCTCTTCGTCGGTGAGCGTCTGGTACTCGCCGAGGGAGCCGTTGGGGACGACACCGTCGCACCCGGCGGCGAGGAGCCGGGCAACCTGGGCGGCGTAGGCCTCGTAGTCGACGGAGAGTTCATTGCGGAAGGAGCGGAAGGGGAGGGTGGTGGCGACCATGATGCCGTGCCATGGGCGGGTGCGCGTGACCATACGAAGTCTCCTTCTATGAGGTGTGACATTTTATTGTGTGTCCTAGGGACTTGCCAAGGTCGGCAGGAGAGCGGAACCACCCCTGCTCGCGGGCGAGTTCCCCCAGGGCGACGGGACAGGCGAGCGGCCCGCACCGGAGAACCGCCGCATCCGGAGTCCGGGCGCTTCCCGACGCCGCGGGCGCGTCCGACCGTGACTGGTGTCACATCCCGGATGTGATCGCTTCCCAGCAGACTGGTCATATGTGGACGCAGACAGCCATGGCGGCCGGAGTGCTCGCCCTGTTGACCGTGGTGCCGGGGCCGGACATGGCCGTGGTCACCAAGCGCGCGATCGCCTCCGGCAGGGCGGAGGCCCTGCGCACCGCCGCCGGGATCACCACCGGGCTGCTCGTGTGGGGCGCGTTCACCGTCGTCGGGCTCGCGGCGATCCTCGCGGCCTCGGCGGAGGCGTACTTCGTCGTCAAGGTCCTGGGCGCCGCATACCTGGGCTTCCTCGGGTTGCAGGCCCTCTGGCAGAGCCGCCGCTGCGCGCCGCGGGCCGCCGGGCCGACGGCCACCGGCTCGGGACGCGCGTACCTGACGGGCCTGATCACCAACGTCCTCAATCCGAAGATCGCCGTCTTCTACACCGGCCTGCTGCCGACCCTGGCCCCGGAAGACCTGCCCTCGGCGGCCGGCATGGGTCTGCTGGTCCTGCTGCACGCGGCGTTGACCCTGACCTGGCTCGGTTCTTACGCCTGCCTCGTGTCCCGGGCGCGCTCGGTCTTCGAACGGCCGCGCGTCCGGCGGCTGCTGGACCGCGTGACAGGTGTGGTGCTCATCGGCTTCGGGGTGCGAGTGGCCGCGGAAGCCAACTGACACCACCGACAGTCGACTCGCGGGAGGGGCGGGCATGGGCACGGTGCTCGGCACGATCGAGCGGATCTGGCGGTACCCCATCAAGTCCACCGGCGGTGAGCTGCTGGACGGGGCCGCCGTGGATGCCCGGGGCCTCGTCGGCGACCGGCTCCACGCGGTGCGGGACGCCGAGGGCAAGTTCGGCTCGGGCAAGAACACCCGCCGGTTCCGGCGCATGCCGGGACTGTTGCGGCTGCGGTCCCGGTACCCCGGAGGAGCGGCGACGGCGGCGCCCGAGCTGTTGGACCCCGACGGCGAGCCGGTACCGGACCCGACCTCCTATGTGCGGCACTACCTGGACCGGGACGACGTCGAAGTGGCCCGCGAGGGCACTATCTCGCACTTCGACCAGCTCCCCCTCAGCGTCCTGACCACCGCCACCCTCGACTGGGTCCGCGCGGCCGTTCCCGGCGTGCCGGTCGACGAGCGCCGGTTCCGTCCGAACCTGCTGGTCCGGACGCCGCCGGGTACGCCTCCGTTCGTGGAGGACGAGTGGTTCGGCGGCATCGGCGGCGCCCTGTGCGTACGGTTCGAGCGCGCCAGCGAGCGATGCGTGATGACCAACGAGGCCCAGCAGGACCTGCCGCACTCCCCACTGATCCTGCGAGCCATCGCACAGGCACACGACATGCGGCTGGACGCCTTGGCCACGGTCGCCCGGCCGGGACGTGTACGCCTCGGGGACACCGTCGAGCTGATCTGACGCACTGCCCGGCGTCACACTGTCGGCCTACCTCATAGCGCACCTACGAAATCCGTCGCGATAAGGCGCGCTCGCAACGAATTCATGCGCTATGTAGCCAGCAATGCGTGGAATCAGTAGGATCTCGCGCAGTGCCGGGTACCCGAGGTGAGTTCGGTGCGTCCTTGGCGTGGGCGCGCTGTCGTGAGGGCGCCCGGTCCCCGTCGTCACCCCTCGGAAGGGCCGTCATGACCTCCCCGCCGCCTGCCCGGAAGCTTCCGGAGACCGCGCGCACACGCCATCGCCGGCTGCGCGAGCAGGGCAGTCTCGACCGCGATGCCCTCGATGCCGTGCTGGCTGCCGGGTTCCTCTGCCATATCGGCGTGATGGTGGACGGCACGCTGCTGGTCGTGCCCACGGTCTACGGTTCGGACGGCACCACGCTGTACTTCCACGGGTCGGTTGCGAGTCGCAGCCTGGCCGCCTCGCCCGGGGCGAGCGTCTGCGTGACCGTGACGCATGTCGACGGGCTGGTGCTGGCCCGCTCGGTGTTCGAGCACGGTGTCAACTACCGCAGTGCGATGGTGTTCGGCACGCCCCGCCCGGTCACCGACCCGGACGAGAAGCTCGCCGGTCTGCGCTGTCTCACCGAACAGGCGACGCCGGGCCAGTGGGACTACGCCCGGCGCCCCAGCCGCAGGGAACTCGCCGCGACGGCGCTGCTCGCCCTCTCGCTCGACGAGGCATCCGTGAAGATCCGGACCGGACCGCCGGACGACGCGGACGGCGCGGACGCCGAACTCGGCCTGTGGGCAGGGGTTCTTCCGCTGCACACCTCCTGGGGTCCCCTGGAACCGGACCCCGCACTTCCCGCAGGCATCGAGCCCCCTTCGCATCTCGCCGGCCGCGCCGCGCCCACGCCCCAGCCCCAGCCCCAGCCCCAGCCCCGGTCCGGATGACCGATGCCCAGCAGCCGATCGAGTCATCGACCGAAGCCGACGGGTCCGAAGGCGGTCTTGCCGGCCTTCGGACCCGTACGGCCTTATCGGTCGGGGAGCCGATGGGCGGGTCGGCTCAGCCGAAGAGGTGGAGGTTCTCGTCGACCCAGTTGCGCAGGGTCAGCGGCGGCTCTCCGGTGATCTGCTCGACGGATTCGGAGATCTTCCAGTCCCAGGCGGTCGACTGGCGCTTGAGCTCCAGCAGGGCCATGACCTTGGCGCTGATCCAGGAGGTCAGCACGACCCCGAGCATCATGGCGGTGAGGAGGTAGCCGGAGTTCTCGACGTCGAGGCCGAGGACCGTCCGGAACCACAGAACCAGGTAGTTGATCAGGCCCAGGAGAACGCTGTCTGTCATCGACAGCGGAGAAGGGGTGGTCGGATCTCGTCCGACTCCGGCCTTGGCAAGGCCCTCTCAACCGTTGATCAGTCGTCAGCAGAGCTGCTGATCACGGTTCTTCCGTGTTCGTTGTGGCTCTCGCCACTCCCTCTGTTCGATTACGGATGACCAGGCCCATAGCCGCAGGGCCACGAACAGGGCAACAAGGATTTCCGAGCACACCGGACAGCACCACAGCACCACAGCACCACAGCACCACAGCACGACAAGCACGACAGCACGTCATGCGCTCACCGACTGCCGGTGACCCTCACCCTTCCCCTCGGTCCTCTAGCGTGGAGGGATGGACGAGACAGGAGCGGCGGGGTCGCCGCCGGGACCTGACGACGGTGCCTTTCCCGCCTTTCATGCAGGGCGGTGCGGCAAGCTCGCGGAGCTCGATGCGCAGGTGGCCAGGTGCCGGGCCTGTCCCCGGCTGGTGGAATGGCGCGAGGAGGTTGCCGCGCATCCGCGTGCGGCGTTCCGGGACCAGGAGTACTGGGCGCGTCCCGTCCCGGGGTTCGGGCCGTCGGATGCGGCGCTGGCCATCGTCGGGCTGGCACCCGCCGCGCACGGCGGCAATCGCACCGGCCGGATGTTCACCGGGGACGCCTCCGGTGACTTCCTGTTCGCCGCTCTCCATACGGTCGGTCTCGCCTCGCAGCCCACCGCGACGCACCAGGGCGACGGGCTGGAGCTGTACGGAGTGCGGGTCACCGCACCGGTCCACTGTGCTCCGCCGGAGAACCGGCCCACACCCGCCGAACGGCACACCTGCCGGCCATGGCTGTCGGCGGAGCTCGAACTTCTCAGCCCCCACCTGCGCACGGTCGTGGCGCTGGGCGCCTTCGGCTGGCAGGCGCTGCTGCCCGTACTGGGCGAGGCCGGGTGGCCGCTCCCCCGGCCCCGCCCCGCGTTCGGCCACGGCGTACAGCTGACCCTGCCCGCCACCGGGCGGCGGCAGGAACTCCAGGTGCTCGGGAGCTACCACCCCAGCCAGCGCAATACGTTCACCGGCCGGCTCACCTTCGACATGCTCGTCGAGCTGCTCGCCCGCGCCGCCGCACTCGCGAGGCCGGCCGGCCCAGGAGACTGACGCCCCAGGGGCACCAGGAATACGCCGCCATGCGGCCCCGGACGCCGCCTCCTATCCTGAGAACCAAGACGGCTGCGCAGACCGGTTGGTTACGGGTTTACGGCCGAGGAGTGCTCGTGCGCCATCGCTTGGCGGAGCAGGCAGAGGAGGCCGCCCCGGGCGGCACCTTCTCCCACCGGGACCGGGCAGTGATCTGTGCTGCCGCGCTGTCCATGCTCATCGTGCAGATGGACTGGTTCGCGCTCGACCTGATGCTCCCGGTCATCGCCCGGGATTTCGGCACCACGTCGACCGATCTCCAATGGCTGGTCAGCGGCTACATGGTGGCCATCGGCGCATTGATGATCGTCGGTGGCCGGGCCGCCGATCTGCACGGGCGGCGACGGGTCATCGTGATCGGACTGATGGTGTTCGCCACCCTGTCCGTGGTGTGCAGCGCCGCACAGAACGCGCCCTGGCTCATTGCCGCCCGGATCGTGCAGGGCATCGGCGCGGC
This Streptomyces decoyicus DNA region includes the following protein-coding sequences:
- a CDS encoding LysE family translocator is translated as MWTQTAMAAGVLALLTVVPGPDMAVVTKRAIASGRAEALRTAAGITTGLLVWGAFTVVGLAAILAASAEAYFVVKVLGAAYLGFLGLQALWQSRRCAPRAAGPTATGSGRAYLTGLITNVLNPKIAVFYTGLLPTLAPEDLPSAAGMGLLVLLHAALTLTWLGSYACLVSRARSVFERPRVRRLLDRVTGVVLIGFGVRVAAEAN
- a CDS encoding pyridoxamine 5'-phosphate oxidase family protein, which translates into the protein MTSPPPARKLPETARTRHRRLREQGSLDRDALDAVLAAGFLCHIGVMVDGTLLVVPTVYGSDGTTLYFHGSVASRSLAASPGASVCVTVTHVDGLVLARSVFEHGVNYRSAMVFGTPRPVTDPDEKLAGLRCLTEQATPGQWDYARRPSRRELAATALLALSLDEASVKIRTGPPDDADGADAELGLWAGVLPLHTSWGPLEPDPALPAGIEPPSHLAGRAAPTPQPQPQPQPRSG
- a CDS encoding MOSC domain-containing protein encodes the protein MGTVLGTIERIWRYPIKSTGGELLDGAAVDARGLVGDRLHAVRDAEGKFGSGKNTRRFRRMPGLLRLRSRYPGGAATAAPELLDPDGEPVPDPTSYVRHYLDRDDVEVAREGTISHFDQLPLSVLTTATLDWVRAAVPGVPVDERRFRPNLLVRTPPGTPPFVEDEWFGGIGGALCVRFERASERCVMTNEAQQDLPHSPLILRAIAQAHDMRLDALATVARPGRVRLGDTVELI
- a CDS encoding dihydrodipicolinate synthase family protein, whose product is MVTRTRPWHGIMVATTLPFRSFRNELSVDYEAYAAQVARLLAAGCDGVVPNGSLGEYQTLTDEERARVVRTAVEAAGDGDRVMPGVSAYGSAASRRWAEQAAEAGAGSVLLLPPNGYRADPAAVRAHFAEVAAAGLPVVAYNNPFDTKVDLTPGLLAELHADGSIVAVKEFSGDVRRVYELAEVAPELDLLIGADDVLLELALAGAVGWVAGYPNALPEACGTLYRSAVAGDLDTALPLYRALHPLLRWDSKPEFVQAIKLSMDLAGHHGGPTRPPRSPLTAEQSAALRSATEKLLADGHH
- a CDS encoding uracil-DNA glycosylase — protein: MDETGAAGSPPGPDDGAFPAFHAGRCGKLAELDAQVARCRACPRLVEWREEVAAHPRAAFRDQEYWARPVPGFGPSDAALAIVGLAPAAHGGNRTGRMFTGDASGDFLFAALHTVGLASQPTATHQGDGLELYGVRVTAPVHCAPPENRPTPAERHTCRPWLSAELELLSPHLRTVVALGAFGWQALLPVLGEAGWPLPRPRPAFGHGVQLTLPATGRRQELQVLGSYHPSQRNTFTGRLTFDMLVELLARAAALARPAGPGD